One genomic window of Moorella glycerini includes the following:
- a CDS encoding MBL fold metallo-hydrolase, producing MAGTVEIISLVDNTVTARGLIAEHGLAFLVRTGERTILFDTGAGGAVVQNMLSLGLDPREITAIALSHGHDDHTGGLKKICEITGPLPVYAHPDVFTAKYRLREGEEARYIGIPWSRAELETSGAVFHLSRQPVELTGGVILTGEVRRRQAFEALSREFRLLAGGEYLQDSLWDDQSLIITTREGPVVLLGCAHSGLISTLEHVLDLTGAGRIFAVIGGTHLKDAGPERLEETIKALPRFGLQYLVACHCTGFRASASLYQALGDKFIYNEAGRTFRFAR from the coding sequence ATGGCTGGAACCGTTGAAATCATCAGCCTGGTAGACAATACGGTCACCGCTAGGGGCTTGATAGCCGAGCATGGCCTGGCTTTCCTGGTACGAACCGGGGAAAGGACCATCCTTTTCGATACCGGGGCCGGGGGTGCCGTTGTCCAGAACATGTTGAGCCTGGGCCTCGATCCCCGGGAAATTACAGCTATTGCCTTAAGCCACGGTCATGACGACCATACCGGTGGCCTGAAAAAGATCTGTGAGATTACCGGACCCCTTCCCGTATACGCCCACCCCGATGTCTTCACGGCCAAATACCGCCTCCGGGAAGGAGAGGAAGCCAGGTATATTGGTATCCCCTGGTCGCGGGCAGAATTAGAAACAAGCGGGGCGGTTTTCCACCTCTCCCGGCAGCCGGTCGAGTTGACCGGAGGAGTTATTTTGACCGGTGAAGTCCGTCGCCGGCAGGCTTTTGAAGCCTTGAGCCGGGAATTTCGCCTCCTTGCCGGTGGCGAGTACCTCCAGGACAGCCTCTGGGACGACCAGTCTTTAATTATTACTACGAGAGAAGGGCCTGTGGTGCTCCTGGGCTGCGCCCACTCCGGGCTAATCAGCACCCTGGAGCACGTCCTGGACCTTACCGGTGCCGGCCGCATCTTCGCCGTCATCGGCGGCACCCACTTGAAGGACGCCGGCCCGGAACGGCTGGAGGAGACAATCAAGGCCCTGCCGCGTTTTGGTCTCCAGTACTTAGTAGCCTGCCACTGCACCGGTTTTCGGGCCAGCGCCAGCCTCTACCAGGCCCTGGGAGATAAATTTATTTACAATGAAGCAGGACGTACCTTCAGGTTTGCCCGTTAA
- a CDS encoding FmdB family zinc ribbon protein → MPEFEFKCSECGAISTFNKREDANSCPNCGSTRLVRIFSAPHIVKGRSGAGGKTLCCGRDSRPDSCPPGGCCRA, encoded by the coding sequence ATGCCGGAATTTGAATTCAAATGCAGCGAGTGCGGGGCAATAAGTACTTTTAACAAGCGGGAGGACGCTAATAGCTGCCCTAACTGCGGCAGCACGAGATTAGTAAGGATATTCTCGGCGCCGCATATAGTAAAAGGCCGTTCGGGGGCTGGCGGGAAAACGCTGTGCTGCGGGAGGGATTCCCGGCCGGATAGCTGCCCGCCCGGCGGTTGCTGCCGCGCTTAA
- a CDS encoding MOSC domain-containing protein, whose product MSTGKVIGVNLSARRGAKKINVGSGYLLADYGLQGDAHAGTSRQVSIFMGERAEELAGALGLPFQPGDFAENITVQGINLEGIKVGRRILVGEAIVEVTQIGKKDDESSSFSFLEPAPLKTEGIYCRVAKSGWVKTGDWVTIIT is encoded by the coding sequence ATGTCGACAGGCAAAGTTATCGGTGTTAATCTTAGCGCGCGGAGAGGAGCGAAGAAAATTAACGTTGGGTCAGGCTACTTGCTTGCTGATTACGGTTTGCAAGGGGACGCCCATGCGGGAACAAGCCGGCAGGTGAGCATTTTTATGGGTGAAAGGGCCGAAGAATTGGCCGGGGCCTTAGGCCTTCCCTTTCAACCGGGTGATTTTGCCGAAAACATTACCGTTCAAGGCATTAATTTGGAAGGGATTAAAGTTGGGCGCAGGATTTTGGTGGGAGAAGCGATTGTTGAAGTCACACAAATTGGGAAAAAGGACGATGAATCGTCATCTTTCTCGTTTCTAGAGCCGGCTCCTTTAAAGACCGAAGGTATTTATTGCCGGGTGGCAAAAAGCGGCTGGGTAAAAACAGGTGACTGGGTGACCATAATTACGTAA
- a CDS encoding DUF1847 domain-containing protein, producing the protein MRCDQCGVYACRTGELQRLPANCPMQENDTIYQEARAEYQKPEINNIALNAARTEAAGYGVWTRLEEIMEFSRRAGFRKLGLAFCAGVREETKRIAAVLQSNGFEVYSLICKTGSLPKEELGITNEEKVRPGSYEPMCNPIGQAKLLNAAGTDLNVIVCLCVGHDTLFIKYSKAPVTVLAAKDRVLAHNPLGAVYASHYFQKKLSSHRL; encoded by the coding sequence ATGCGCTGTGATCAATGTGGAGTTTATGCCTGTAGGACTGGGGAACTGCAGCGGTTACCGGCTAATTGTCCCATGCAGGAGAACGACACCATTTACCAGGAAGCCAGGGCTGAATACCAAAAGCCGGAGATAAATAATATTGCCTTGAACGCCGCTCGAACAGAGGCTGCCGGCTATGGCGTCTGGACACGGTTGGAAGAAATCATGGAGTTTTCCCGGCGGGCAGGTTTTCGTAAGTTAGGTTTGGCTTTTTGTGCGGGCGTAAGAGAAGAGACCAAACGTATTGCAGCCGTTTTGCAAAGTAACGGCTTTGAGGTCTACTCGCTTATCTGCAAAACAGGGTCGCTGCCTAAAGAAGAATTGGGTATTACCAACGAAGAAAAAGTGCGCCCCGGTTCTTATGAACCCATGTGCAATCCCATAGGTCAGGCTAAGCTTTTAAATGCGGCCGGGACCGATTTGAACGTGATTGTCTGCCTGTGTGTAGGGCACGATACCTTATTTATCAAGTACTCCAAGGCTCCGGTGACGGTTTTAGCGGCTAAAGATCGTGTTTTAGCGCATAATCCTTTGGGTGCGGTCTATGCAAGCCACTATTTTCAAAAGAAATTAAGCAGTCATCGCTTGTAA
- a CDS encoding MFS transporter has product MFNVLITGLTSLLTDISTEMVYPLLPLYLTTALGASPAIVGVIEGLAESLASLLKVFSGAISDRLGRRKPLAIGGYGISALGKVFLVLATSWGWVLAGRLADRFGKGVRTAPRDAIIAEAAAVGQRGAAFGLHRLMDTLGASLGVVLAYYFLTGYRGDYRAVFLYSLIPAVLGVAVLFLVRERGSAGLQAKKISFNWRVLDPRLRSLLVVVFLFTLGNSSNQFLLLRAENLGFAPETVILLYLVYNLVYSLVSYPAGRLSDRIGRRTLLVLGYLAYGLVYLSFAVAKNPSAMWWLFPIYGLYIGFTEGVEKALVADIAPPEQKATLIGLHATIVGIGLLPASTLAGFLWDTFGPQAPFYFGGVAGMLASLGMWWILRPGITDYQHN; this is encoded by the coding sequence ATGTTTAACGTCCTCATCACCGGCCTCACTAGCCTGCTAACTGATATTTCCACGGAGATGGTTTATCCTCTGTTACCCCTTTACCTGACCACGGCCCTGGGGGCCAGCCCTGCTATCGTCGGTGTTATTGAAGGATTGGCCGAAAGCCTGGCCAGCCTCCTCAAGGTTTTTTCCGGTGCTATTTCCGATCGTCTGGGACGCAGAAAACCCCTGGCTATCGGCGGCTACGGCATTTCGGCCCTGGGTAAGGTCTTTCTCGTCCTGGCGACCTCCTGGGGCTGGGTGCTGGCCGGCCGTTTGGCCGACCGCTTTGGCAAAGGGGTGCGCACTGCTCCCAGAGATGCCATTATCGCTGAAGCTGCCGCGGTGGGGCAGCGCGGGGCCGCCTTTGGCTTGCACCGGCTCATGGATACCCTAGGGGCCAGCCTGGGGGTGGTGCTGGCTTATTATTTCTTAACAGGTTACCGGGGAGATTACCGGGCGGTTTTCCTGTACTCCCTTATCCCCGCTGTTTTAGGGGTTGCTGTCCTGTTCCTGGTGCGGGAAAGGGGCTCCGCCGGGCTCCAGGCAAAGAAAATATCCTTTAACTGGCGGGTCCTTGACCCGCGCTTACGATCCCTCCTGGTGGTTGTTTTCCTCTTTACCCTGGGTAACTCCTCTAACCAATTTTTGCTGTTGCGGGCCGAGAATCTGGGATTTGCCCCGGAAACGGTCATACTCTTATACCTCGTTTATAACCTCGTCTACAGCCTGGTTTCTTACCCCGCCGGTCGCCTGTCGGACCGCATCGGCCGGCGGACGTTGCTGGTCCTCGGTTACCTGGCTTATGGCCTGGTATATCTAAGTTTTGCGGTGGCCAAAAACCCGTCGGCTATGTGGTGGCTCTTTCCCATATACGGCCTCTATATCGGTTTTACCGAAGGTGTAGAAAAGGCCCTGGTGGCGGATATCGCGCCTCCGGAGCAGAAGGCTACCCTTATCGGCCTCCACGCCACCATTGTGGGCATAGGCCTCCTGCCGGCTTCCACCCTGGCCGGCTTTTTGTGGGATACCTTCGGTCCCCAGGCGCCCTTCTACTTCGGAGGCGTAGCAGGTATGCTAGCTTCCCTGGGCATGTGGTGGATCCTGCGACCGGGTATAACGGACTATCAACACAATTAA
- a CDS encoding ECF transporter S component, with the protein MWRNTRFLTTTAMLLALTVAVQMVGLPQPVTGPLVNAMLFLATFTVGIGGGVVIGALTPWIALMRGIVPPLAQPITPFIMAANATLVIVFGLLVRFNPWVGVIAAAVCKYGVFVLALKFILVLPPKLAQAFQIPQLLTALAGGVIAVIVYKALPEMGKNR; encoded by the coding sequence ATGTGGCGAAATACCAGGTTTCTGACTACGACCGCCATGCTTTTGGCGCTGACGGTCGCCGTCCAGATGGTCGGGCTGCCGCAGCCGGTGACAGGCCCGCTGGTAAACGCGATGCTGTTTTTAGCGACTTTTACTGTAGGTATAGGGGGCGGGGTCGTCATAGGCGCCCTGACGCCGTGGATCGCCCTCATGCGGGGCATCGTGCCCCCGCTCGCCCAGCCCATAACGCCGTTCATAATGGCAGCCAACGCTACGCTGGTGATAGTCTTCGGCCTGCTGGTAAGATTTAACCCCTGGGTCGGCGTCATTGCAGCCGCGGTATGCAAGTATGGGGTCTTCGTGTTAGCGCTGAAATTCATTCTGGTCTTGCCCCCCAAGCTGGCGCAGGCTTTCCAGATTCCCCAATTGCTCACGGCCCTGGCAGGAGGGGTTATAGCGGTTATAGTGTATAAAGCCTTGCCAGAGATGGGGAAGAACCGTTAA
- a CDS encoding IS110 family transposase, whose protein sequence is MEVVYERCCGLDVHKKKVVACLITPGEKQLKQEIRTFGTMTEDLEGLRGWLLENGVTAVAMESTGVYWKPIYNILEGQIPELILINPEHFKALKGKKTDCKDAVWLAELLRHGLLAGSFIPPKEIRELRELTRYRAALVAEHSREVQRVQKQLENSNIKLSSVATDIMGVSGREILKAMLNGNEDPKELAQMARGKLRKKIPELEKALEGKIEEHTRLLLKQQLEHLEFLEQQIEELNAEIEKRMEPFFEEAGRLAEVNGIKKEAAQDIIAEIGVDMTPFPDADHLASWAGVCPGNNESAGKRKSGKTRKGNQHLRAILVQCSWAAIRTKDSYLSAKYRRLAPRLGKKKALLAIAHSLIKIIYHLLKDKAHYQDPGPNYYTKEERERRIRRLVKQIEAQGYTVTLEEKPSVA, encoded by the coding sequence ATGGAAGTAGTGTATGAACGCTGCTGTGGGCTAGATGTCCACAAGAAAAAGGTAGTGGCGTGTCTGATCACGCCAGGAGAAAAACAACTAAAACAAGAAATAAGAACCTTTGGCACCATGACCGAAGACTTAGAAGGGTTACGGGGATGGCTTTTAGAAAACGGAGTTACTGCCGTAGCCATGGAAAGCACCGGAGTATATTGGAAACCGATATACAACATTTTAGAAGGCCAAATACCAGAATTAATATTGATCAACCCCGAACACTTTAAAGCCTTAAAGGGGAAGAAAACCGACTGCAAAGACGCGGTGTGGCTAGCCGAACTTTTAAGGCATGGCCTGCTAGCAGGAAGCTTTATCCCGCCGAAAGAAATAAGGGAATTAAGGGAGTTAACCAGGTATAGGGCGGCTTTGGTAGCAGAACACAGCCGCGAGGTGCAAAGGGTCCAAAAGCAGCTAGAAAACAGCAATATCAAATTAAGTTCAGTAGCCACAGATATCATGGGCGTATCAGGGCGAGAGATACTAAAAGCGATGCTTAACGGGAACGAAGATCCAAAAGAACTAGCGCAAATGGCCAGGGGGAAATTACGCAAGAAGATACCAGAACTAGAAAAAGCCCTGGAGGGGAAAATAGAAGAACATACCCGGCTATTGTTGAAACAACAACTAGAGCACCTGGAGTTTTTAGAGCAACAAATCGAAGAACTAAATGCCGAAATCGAAAAAAGGATGGAGCCTTTTTTCGAAGAAGCGGGGAGACTAGCTGAAGTAAACGGCATAAAAAAAGAAGCAGCCCAGGATATAATTGCCGAAATAGGCGTCGACATGACCCCCTTTCCTGATGCTGACCATTTAGCCTCATGGGCAGGGGTCTGTCCCGGTAACAACGAAAGTGCCGGTAAACGAAAGAGTGGGAAAACCCGTAAAGGAAATCAACACTTAAGAGCAATATTAGTCCAATGTTCCTGGGCCGCAATACGAACAAAAGACAGCTATCTCTCCGCGAAATATCGTCGATTAGCGCCACGACTAGGCAAGAAAAAAGCCCTGCTAGCCATCGCCCATAGTCTGATAAAAATTATCTACCATCTCCTAAAAGATAAAGCCCATTACCAGGATCCAGGACCAAACTACTATACCAAAGAAGAACGAGAACGCCGAATAAGGCGGTTAGTAAAGCAAATAGAAGCCCAAGGTTACACAGTAACTCTAGAAGAAAAGCCTTCTGTTGCCTAG
- a CDS encoding radical SAM protein, producing the protein MSYVFGPVPSRRLGWSLGIDLVPFKTCSYDCIYCQLGRTTLHTVQRKEYVPVAAVLQEIETKLKGNPRPDYVTVSGSGEPTLNAGLGRVIRGLKKLTSIPVAVLTNGSLLHDQNIREELATADVVIPSLDAATVPVFERVNRPCDQISLEQVIKGLQDFADMFRGRLWIEVMLVRGLNDGEEEIAALAAVLKDLPAEKIQLNTVSRPPAEAFARPLEREQMERIAARLGNRTEIIGHFAGKVYGDGSQQDIEREIVTLLGRRPCTLTEIAFLTGLHQAEVTKYIGRLVEAGLIQVVYKEEVYYRVRQ; encoded by the coding sequence ATGAGTTATGTTTTTGGCCCTGTCCCGTCGCGACGGCTGGGGTGGTCCCTGGGTATCGACCTTGTTCCCTTTAAAACCTGCAGCTATGATTGCATTTACTGCCAGTTGGGCCGAACCACATTACATACCGTCCAGCGCAAGGAATATGTACCGGTAGCGGCTGTGCTACAGGAAATAGAGACAAAACTTAAAGGAAATCCCCGGCCGGACTATGTAACAGTTTCTGGCTCCGGTGAGCCCACCCTTAATGCAGGGCTCGGCCGGGTAATCCGGGGTTTAAAAAAATTAACGTCCATACCGGTGGCCGTGCTAACCAATGGATCACTCCTGCATGATCAGAATATACGGGAAGAGTTAGCGACGGCAGATGTGGTGATACCTTCCCTCGATGCGGCTACAGTTCCGGTATTTGAGCGGGTCAACCGACCCTGCGATCAGATTAGTTTAGAGCAGGTTATCAAAGGGTTGCAAGATTTCGCAGACATGTTCAGGGGCCGCCTTTGGATAGAAGTGATGCTGGTCCGCGGGCTCAATGATGGGGAAGAAGAGATTGCTGCCCTCGCTGCCGTTTTAAAAGATCTGCCGGCAGAGAAGATCCAGCTTAATACCGTTAGTCGCCCCCCGGCGGAGGCATTTGCCAGGCCCCTGGAACGGGAGCAAATGGAAAGAATAGCTGCCCGGCTGGGTAATAGGACAGAGATTATTGGCCATTTTGCCGGCAAGGTGTACGGGGACGGGAGCCAGCAGGATATCGAAAGGGAGATTGTGACCCTTTTGGGGCGGCGCCCCTGTACCTTGACGGAAATTGCTTTTTTAACCGGCTTACATCAGGCGGAGGTTACAAAATATATTGGCCGGTTGGTAGAAGCTGGCCTTATCCAAGTGGTTTACAAGGAAGAGGTTTATTATAGGGTTCGACAGTAA
- a CDS encoding DUF4405 domain-containing protein: protein MYKWKVNYFVDLALFLSALGVALSGFIPWLILPAGRYGRQAFAPTFIFSRQEWGAIHRWLAIVTVVLVLVHLYLHWDWIAGMTRRVFGGRDKLR, encoded by the coding sequence TTGTATAAATGGAAAGTTAATTATTTTGTCGATTTAGCCCTTTTCCTGAGTGCCCTGGGGGTAGCCCTTTCTGGTTTTATTCCGTGGCTGATTCTGCCGGCAGGGAGATATGGCCGTCAAGCTTTTGCTCCCACTTTTATTTTTAGCCGCCAGGAATGGGGAGCGATACACCGCTGGCTGGCGATAGTGACGGTGGTCCTGGTTTTAGTCCATCTTTACTTGCATTGGGACTGGATTGCAGGTATGACCAGGCGTGTTTTCGGCGGCAGGGATAAGTTGCGCTAA
- a CDS encoding NAD(P)/FAD-dependent oxidoreductase: MKQTDVLVIGGSAAGLTAAITAKRYFKDKKVTVVRKEEKVLVPCGIPYIFGTVGSPDKNLIPDAMVINSGIDLIVDEVTGIDHQKKAVSTSNSGDITYDKLVLATGSSPIVPPIKGADLEGVFVVKKDVAYLEQLKKALDKAKNLVIVGGGFIGVEFADECRKGRELNITIVELLPHCLALAFDDEICSLAEEKLRSQGINIITGTKVEEFLGEGKVEQVRLESGRSLPADAVIFSIGVVPNIELAQNAGLKVDKRFGIWVDDYMRTSDASIFAIGDCAEKSSFFGHGPSMIKLASVATHEARVAGANLFGLRRARGAAVGVFSTIVGDLALGSVGLTERAAREAGIEVVTGNAKAPDRHPGSMPGAREMGVKLIFTKDTGILVGGQAYGGTAVGELTNLLAAAVQHKMRADELETMQVGTHPALTASPIAYQVTNAAEDAVLKLRS, translated from the coding sequence TTGAAGCAAACAGATGTATTGGTTATCGGTGGGAGTGCAGCGGGTCTTACGGCAGCCATTACGGCCAAAAGGTATTTTAAGGACAAGAAGGTTACCGTGGTACGGAAAGAAGAAAAGGTTTTGGTGCCCTGCGGTATTCCTTACATTTTTGGAACCGTGGGAAGCCCTGATAAAAACCTCATCCCGGACGCCATGGTGATTAACAGCGGCATTGACTTGATAGTCGATGAAGTTACCGGTATAGACCATCAAAAAAAGGCGGTTTCTACATCAAATTCTGGCGATATCACCTATGACAAACTGGTCCTGGCGACAGGTTCATCTCCTATCGTCCCCCCGATAAAGGGTGCCGACCTGGAGGGCGTTTTCGTAGTCAAAAAAGACGTGGCCTATCTTGAACAGCTAAAAAAGGCCCTGGACAAAGCAAAAAATTTGGTTATCGTCGGCGGCGGCTTTATTGGAGTTGAGTTTGCTGATGAGTGCAGGAAGGGGCGAGAATTGAATATTACTATTGTCGAGCTTTTGCCCCATTGCCTGGCCCTGGCATTTGATGATGAGATTTGCTCCCTGGCAGAGGAAAAGCTGCGTTCTCAGGGGATAAACATTATCACCGGGACTAAAGTAGAAGAATTTCTGGGTGAAGGTAAAGTAGAGCAAGTTAGACTTGAAAGCGGCCGGAGCCTGCCTGCCGACGCAGTTATCTTTAGTATCGGCGTGGTGCCTAATATTGAACTGGCCCAAAATGCTGGGCTGAAAGTTGATAAACGCTTTGGTATCTGGGTTGACGATTATATGCGCACCAGTGACGCCAGTATCTTCGCCATTGGCGATTGCGCCGAAAAAAGCTCGTTTTTCGGTCACGGGCCGTCTATGATTAAATTGGCTTCCGTAGCCACCCATGAAGCCCGGGTGGCTGGAGCCAACCTGTTTGGCCTCAGGCGGGCCAGGGGGGCGGCTGTAGGGGTGTTTTCGACAATTGTGGGCGACCTGGCCCTAGGGTCGGTAGGCCTGACGGAAAGGGCGGCCCGGGAAGCAGGTATAGAGGTCGTTACAGGCAACGCGAAGGCGCCTGACCGGCACCCGGGGAGTATGCCGGGGGCAAGGGAGATGGGTGTAAAATTGATCTTCACTAAAGATACGGGGATTCTTGTAGGCGGACAGGCTTATGGCGGTACTGCGGTGGGCGAACTGACCAACCTGCTGGCGGCTGCCGTGCAGCACAAGATGCGGGCCGACGAACTGGAAACCATGCAGGTCGGGACCCACCCGGCCCTTACCGCTTCGCCTATTGCCTATCAGGTAACCAATGCCGCCGAGGATGCCGTGCTAAAGTTAAGGAGCTAA
- a CDS encoding metal-sensitive transcriptional regulator has protein sequence MDETREEIIKRLHIVQGHVAGLVRMVERGESCPTVLHQLAAIRSAVYKITEMVLVIYADDCLDKLSQEKEGTGSSAQELVKLLCQFLK, from the coding sequence ATGGATGAGACACGTGAAGAGATAATAAAACGTTTGCACATTGTCCAGGGGCATGTGGCCGGCCTGGTGCGCATGGTAGAGAGGGGGGAATCTTGTCCCACCGTCTTGCACCAACTCGCGGCCATTCGCTCAGCTGTGTATAAAATTACGGAGATGGTACTAGTAATTTACGCGGATGATTGTCTGGATAAGCTTTCTCAAGAAAAAGAAGGCACCGGTTCTAGCGCCCAGGAACTGGTAAAACTTTTATGCCAGTTTTTAAAATAG
- a CDS encoding ISLre2 family transposase: MVNGNTSTATIFSLLDGIENFNTLEEVILQIARRLLVAVLEALDDALMPAKPKRYRIAGFRYRTITCLYGDITFKRRLYVKATRKKKRGEGRFLLDEALNLRQGKRLTGRLLKLAVSLATRLPFRQAAEIMAEAGMGQLSHMTIHSEVKRNGLEQKGLQEALRNKLFVSGEEPQGKKKKVPALFIEADGIMIPLQRSKQERIEVKVGIVYEGWIEKGNARHLKNPRVVMGIYEDGEQFWEALTTEIARYYEIDEKTIYVVNGDGASWIQKTAKEQLPGAIVQLDRYHLHRDIRQAYGNETARGLMEILAKGQEQVFLDTMEALIEEAPNRKNKQQRQKVYDYCQRYRDNLLDYRLRLPRQLEGLKLYGMGVAETTVDKKIAIRMKKRGMSWSEAGATAMVALLMLKANGELAAWLEKKMPQVEKNPVKVIKEKKIVKEDVEAWLRKRVPALVGPEAGTDWVKYTLRQLTRISGAIF, translated from the coding sequence ATGGTAAACGGTAATACCAGTACCGCTACCATCTTTAGTTTATTAGATGGTATCGAGAATTTCAACACTCTAGAAGAAGTTATCCTGCAAATAGCCAGGCGATTATTGGTAGCCGTACTGGAAGCCCTGGATGATGCCCTTATGCCAGCAAAACCCAAGAGATATAGGATAGCTGGCTTCCGCTACCGCACAATCACCTGCCTGTACGGGGATATAACCTTTAAGCGCCGACTATATGTCAAAGCGACGCGCAAAAAGAAAAGAGGCGAGGGAAGGTTTCTGTTAGACGAAGCCCTGAACTTACGCCAAGGAAAGCGCCTGACAGGAAGACTGCTCAAATTAGCCGTATCGCTGGCAACCCGGTTACCCTTCAGGCAGGCAGCGGAAATAATGGCCGAAGCAGGGATGGGCCAATTAAGCCATATGACCATCCATAGCGAAGTAAAACGAAATGGACTGGAACAAAAAGGACTGCAAGAAGCCCTGCGCAACAAGCTATTCGTGAGCGGGGAAGAGCCCCAAGGCAAAAAGAAAAAAGTACCGGCACTATTTATCGAAGCCGATGGCATAATGATTCCCCTGCAAAGGAGCAAGCAAGAGCGGATAGAAGTAAAAGTAGGAATAGTATACGAAGGGTGGATAGAAAAAGGGAATGCCCGGCATCTCAAGAACCCGCGGGTAGTAATGGGCATCTATGAAGATGGAGAACAATTTTGGGAAGCCCTCACCACGGAAATAGCCAGGTACTACGAGATAGACGAAAAAACAATATATGTGGTCAATGGCGACGGAGCCAGCTGGATCCAGAAGACAGCCAAAGAACAGTTACCAGGAGCCATTGTACAATTGGACCGCTACCACCTCCACCGGGATATAAGGCAGGCTTATGGGAACGAAACAGCGCGAGGATTAATGGAGATTTTAGCCAAAGGTCAAGAGCAGGTCTTTTTGGACACCATGGAAGCACTCATAGAAGAAGCACCGAACCGCAAAAACAAGCAACAACGCCAAAAAGTATATGACTACTGTCAAAGATATCGCGATAACCTGTTAGATTACCGCTTGCGGTTACCACGACAACTGGAAGGGCTAAAGTTATACGGGATGGGCGTAGCCGAAACAACAGTAGACAAAAAAATAGCCATTCGCATGAAAAAGAGGGGAATGAGCTGGAGCGAAGCAGGAGCAACGGCCATGGTAGCATTACTTATGCTCAAAGCCAATGGAGAATTAGCCGCATGGCTAGAAAAGAAGATGCCACAAGTAGAAAAGAATCCCGTTAAAGTAATAAAAGAAAAGAAGATAGTTAAAGAAGACGTAGAAGCATGGTTAAGGAAGAGAGTACCAGCCCTTGTTGGCCCTGAGGCGGGAACAGATTGGGTTAAATATACCTTGAGGCAACTAACAAGAATTAGTGGAGCTATATTCTAA
- a CDS encoding HD-GYP domain-containing protein, producing the protein MLSWICGRELYGIYHDIIECLTAALEVKNPYCKAHSVRVADMSLDLARRIGIKGAELENIHMAAHLHDIGKIGVPEQILRKPGRLLPHEWAVIQRHPEIGFNILTKSRRLSSIARLVLYHHERWDGKGYPAGLKGEAIPLGSRIIALCDAIDAMTSERPYRPAFTWHHCWEEVVANKAIQFDAVLVEAAEALWPMWEEKWSAEKAG; encoded by the coding sequence ATGCTTTCTTGGATATGCGGGCGTGAACTGTATGGAATCTACCATGACATTATTGAATGTTTAACGGCCGCCCTGGAAGTCAAGAATCCTTATTGTAAAGCCCATTCAGTGCGCGTGGCCGATATGTCCTTGGACCTTGCTAGGAGAATTGGGATTAAAGGCGCAGAACTCGAGAATATACATATGGCCGCCCATTTGCATGATATCGGGAAAATTGGCGTCCCGGAGCAGATTTTACGCAAACCGGGCCGCCTTTTACCTCACGAATGGGCAGTTATCCAACGCCACCCGGAAATAGGTTTTAACATTTTGACCAAATCGCGGCGATTGAGCTCGATAGCTCGATTGGTCCTGTACCATCACGAACGCTGGGACGGTAAGGGTTATCCGGCTGGTTTAAAAGGCGAGGCTATTCCTTTAGGTTCACGGATTATTGCCTTATGCGATGCCATCGACGCCATGACCTCAGAAAGACCTTACCGCCCGGCATTTACCTGGCACCACTGCTGGGAAGAAGTTGTGGCCAACAAAGCCATCCAGTTCGATGCGGTGCTGGTGGAAGCGGCGGAGGCATTGTGGCCCATGTGGGAGGAAAAGTGGTCAGCGGAAAAGGCGGGGTAA
- a CDS encoding DUF2325 domain-containing protein, translating into MSILIVGGDRLGNIPDNLKSLGFTEIEHLSGRKIGHIAVDLPHEIDVVLVFTDYVNHGLAAKIKKDARKKGVRTIFARRSWAYIAKAWQGFING; encoded by the coding sequence TTGTCTATTTTAATCGTTGGCGGTGACCGTTTGGGGAACATCCCTGATAACCTTAAAAGCCTGGGTTTCACTGAAATCGAACACTTAAGCGGGCGTAAAATTGGCCATATAGCTGTAGATTTGCCCCACGAGATTGATGTCGTGCTGGTGTTTACTGACTATGTCAATCATGGGCTGGCCGCAAAGATCAAAAAGGATGCCCGGAAAAAGGGGGTTAGAACTATTTTTGCTCGGCGCTCTTGGGCCTATATAGCTAAAGCCTGGCAGGGCTTTATAAACGGCTAA